In Laspinema palackyanum D2c, a genomic segment contains:
- a CDS encoding NUDIX hydrolase, translating to MKRLWHFTQAVLGIVFRHPVLGISIIPLLDNGQIVLVRRRDNGKWGLPGGMVDWGEDIPNTLKRELTEETGLEVTQVGRLVGIYSAPDRDPRIHSICVVVAAQVQGEMKIYDTAEILEVKAFDRDSLPLGQLSHDHDRQLQDFLNGVTIVA from the coding sequence ATGAAGCGCTTATGGCATTTTACGCAAGCCGTGCTCGGGATTGTGTTTCGACATCCCGTCCTCGGAATTAGCATCATTCCCCTGTTAGACAACGGTCAAATCGTGTTGGTGCGCCGTCGCGATAATGGCAAATGGGGTCTACCCGGAGGCATGGTGGACTGGGGGGAAGATATTCCGAATACCTTAAAACGGGAACTCACGGAAGAAACGGGCCTAGAAGTGACTCAAGTGGGTCGTTTAGTGGGAATTTATTCCGCCCCCGATCGCGATCCCCGGATTCATTCGATCTGCGTCGTCGTCGCCGCACAGGTCCAGGGGGAGATGAAAATCTATGATACCGCTGAAATTCTTGAGGTCAAGGCATTTGACCGGGATTCTCTACCCCTGGGTCAACTGTCCCATGACCACGATCGCCAATTACAGGACTTTCTCAATGGTGTGACGATAGTCGCTTAA
- a CDS encoding alpha/beta fold hydrolase, which yields MTLPLRNSRIKLSQGQLFWREVGQEGLTLVFLHGSWSDSAQWVPVIERLRANYHCFALDLLGFGESEQPNIHYSIALQVECLHEFLETLNPGPVYLVGDSLGAWVAASYALKYPEVVPGLVLLTPEGVQVEGLKNRWFRTRLWIQALPLIRKLQSVLFPLARILRLHQVMHQALLNADRLQKFGVACQILFQRRQSEIEGELLQDRLSWLKIPVLILIGDRDTPTAVALSETYHRAIADAHLRRIPEGHSNLPEELPDLVAQQIRDFISNIEA from the coding sequence ATGACTCTACCGCTCCGCAATTCCCGAATCAAACTGTCCCAAGGGCAACTGTTCTGGCGTGAAGTCGGCCAGGAGGGACTCACTCTAGTATTTTTACATGGTTCGTGGAGCGATAGCGCTCAATGGGTGCCAGTGATTGAGCGCCTCCGGGCCAATTATCACTGTTTTGCCTTAGATTTACTCGGGTTTGGTGAGTCGGAACAGCCGAATATCCACTACTCGATCGCCCTACAGGTGGAGTGTTTACACGAATTTCTGGAAACACTGAACCCCGGCCCGGTTTATCTGGTGGGTGACTCTCTTGGCGCTTGGGTGGCAGCGAGTTACGCCCTGAAATATCCCGAGGTGGTGCCAGGATTGGTGTTGCTGACCCCGGAAGGGGTCCAGGTGGAAGGGTTGAAAAACCGCTGGTTTAGGACTCGCCTTTGGATTCAGGCGTTGCCTTTGATTCGCAAGTTACAATCGGTCCTCTTTCCCCTCGCCAGAATCTTGCGCTTGCACCAAGTGATGCATCAAGCTTTGTTAAATGCCGATCGCTTACAAAAATTTGGGGTAGCTTGTCAGATTTTGTTTCAACGTCGGCAGAGTGAAATTGAAGGGGAGTTGTTGCAGGACCGTTTGAGTTGGCTGAAAATCCCGGTTTTGATTTTAATCGGCGATCGCGATACCCCAACGGCAGTCGCCCTATCCGAAACCTACCATCGGGCGATCGCTGATGCGCATTTACGCCGCATTCCCGAGGGCCATTCTAATTTACCCGAAGAACTCCCGGATCTCGTGGCCCAACAGATTCGAGATTTTATTTCTAATATAGAGGCTTAA
- a CDS encoding pantothenate kinase gives MSNSATESGSDQGNWLALSIGNSRLHWAWFQGELCKQVWHSPHLDAAAREKLIDAWNRGELWDGSLEYPGPLGDEAIAPNPPLWIASVVPQQLALWQSYRRFNRITLADLPLLGLYPTLGIDRALALVGAATESGWPVLVVDAGTALTLTGADPEGRLVGGAILPGFGLQLQSLTEKTAALPRVTFPGTLPPRWALNTPEAIASGVVYGIGAGVRDFISDWWQRFPTSPVVITGGGGEMLLRYLQETAPEIAKQAIAMPDLIFSGICCIKQQQSGESLPAPGFKPLY, from the coding sequence ATGAGCAACAGTGCAACCGAATCGGGAAGTGACCAGGGCAACTGGCTGGCCTTAAGCATCGGCAATTCCAGACTCCACTGGGCCTGGTTTCAGGGAGAACTCTGCAAACAGGTGTGGCACAGCCCTCATTTAGACGCTGCTGCTAGGGAAAAGCTCATTGATGCCTGGAACCGGGGGGAGTTGTGGGATGGAAGTCTGGAGTATCCCGGTCCCCTGGGGGATGAGGCGATCGCCCCGAACCCGCCCCTGTGGATCGCCTCCGTCGTTCCCCAACAGTTAGCGCTTTGGCAGTCATACCGGAGATTCAACCGGATTACCCTCGCGGATTTGCCCCTGTTGGGACTTTATCCCACCTTGGGAATCGATCGCGCCTTGGCCTTAGTAGGGGCCGCAACCGAATCAGGTTGGCCGGTTTTGGTCGTGGATGCAGGAACCGCCCTCACCTTGACCGGGGCGGATCCCGAGGGCCGATTAGTCGGAGGGGCAATTCTCCCGGGGTTTGGGTTACAACTGCAATCGTTAACGGAAAAAACCGCAGCATTACCTCGGGTAACATTTCCCGGGACCTTACCCCCACGGTGGGCTTTAAATACCCCCGAGGCGATCGCTTCTGGGGTAGTCTATGGGATTGGGGCCGGGGTGCGAGACTTTATCAGCGACTGGTGGCAGCGCTTTCCCACCTCACCTGTGGTGATCACCGGAGGAGGGGGGGAAATGCTGCTGAGATATCTCCAGGAGACTGCGCCAGAAATAGCAAAACAGGCGATCGCCATGCCGGATCTGATTTTTTCGGGGATTTGCTGCATCAAACAGCAGCAGTCCGGGGAAAGTTTACCCGCTCCTGGGTTTAAGCCTCTATATTAG
- a CDS encoding GAF domain-containing sensor histidine kinase produces MYIKEQAPYCTWPKPDLSLPQASRSIQEATETYKEGMEIQNLPPRELQREVERSRLLNQINHQVRSSLDLDEVLQAACLLLGETFNCSRVSILVNESEAGDWLITRGEYKTDDYTSQLGARVPLADNPHLHQLMSQAEPLAVTRFLEFPGLGEETLQLVQALGIKSMLAIATSYQGKVNGIIGLHQCDREREWSQWEQDLLEGVASQLAIAINQAQLYSATRAAAQRESLLRLITNQIRSTLDLNTVLKTAVQGVRELLNTDRVVIYRFLENWAGEIVVEDLKVPWPPILGGAIADNCFKTDHAELYKQGRVRAIDDIHNSGLNTCHAEFLEQLQVKANLIVPINMPDHLWGLLIAHECHSNRHWTQGEIELLEQLGHQMAIAISQAELYQKVQDSAAQYQAQAEQLERTLQELKATQQQLIQSEKLSSLGQLVAGVAHEINNANNFVHANLFYVQEYVEALKKAVDIYESAASEIPPEIEELNEEVDLDYIRSDSPNLIGSMQQGSDRIRKIVQNLRNFSRLDEAGAKPVNLSEGLESSLSMLQHRFSPALKIHKHYHAKARVECHPAQINQVFFNLIDNALDAIAANPDTEGELTLAICEPYPNWVSISIKDNGPGISPEIQDQIFNPFFTTKPVGKGTGLGLSLCYQIIVKGHNGKIRCISEGEGTEFIVELPLKMGEET; encoded by the coding sequence ATGTATATAAAAGAACAAGCCCCCTACTGTACATGGCCGAAGCCTGATTTATCACTCCCGCAAGCCAGTCGCTCAATTCAGGAGGCGACTGAGACTTACAAAGAAGGTATGGAGATACAAAATTTACCTCCTCGGGAACTCCAGAGGGAGGTAGAGCGATCGCGATTGCTCAACCAGATCAATCATCAAGTTCGCAGTAGCCTGGATTTAGATGAAGTGCTCCAAGCCGCCTGTCTTTTGTTAGGGGAAACCTTCAACTGTAGTCGAGTCAGCATTTTAGTCAACGAATCGGAAGCGGGAGACTGGCTAATCACCCGAGGAGAGTATAAAACCGATGATTACACCAGCCAACTAGGAGCCCGAGTGCCGTTGGCGGATAATCCCCACTTGCATCAGTTGATGTCTCAGGCGGAACCCCTAGCGGTGACTCGGTTTTTAGAGTTTCCTGGTTTGGGGGAAGAAACCTTACAACTGGTACAGGCACTGGGAATTAAGTCCATGCTGGCGATCGCCACTTCCTACCAGGGGAAAGTTAATGGGATTATCGGACTGCATCAGTGCGATCGCGAACGGGAGTGGTCGCAATGGGAACAAGACCTATTAGAAGGAGTAGCCTCCCAACTGGCGATCGCCATTAACCAAGCCCAATTGTACAGTGCCACCCGCGCTGCCGCACAAAGGGAGTCTTTACTGCGCCTAATTACCAACCAAATTCGCAGTACATTGGACCTGAATACGGTTTTAAAAACCGCAGTCCAGGGAGTCCGGGAACTCTTGAATACTGACCGGGTGGTGATTTACCGCTTCCTAGAAAACTGGGCCGGGGAAATCGTGGTTGAAGACCTTAAGGTACCTTGGCCGCCGATTTTGGGGGGGGCTATAGCGGATAATTGTTTTAAAACCGACCATGCCGAACTCTATAAACAAGGGCGAGTTCGGGCGATCGATGATATTCATAATTCTGGATTAAATACTTGTCATGCGGAGTTCTTAGAGCAATTGCAAGTCAAGGCCAATTTAATCGTTCCCATTAATATGCCCGATCATCTCTGGGGGTTGTTGATTGCTCATGAATGTCATTCAAACCGCCATTGGACCCAAGGAGAAATCGAACTCCTAGAACAGTTAGGCCATCAGATGGCAATTGCTATCTCACAAGCAGAACTTTATCAAAAGGTTCAGGATTCTGCGGCCCAATATCAAGCCCAGGCTGAACAATTAGAACGGACTTTACAAGAACTGAAAGCCACCCAGCAACAACTCATTCAAAGCGAAAAATTGTCGAGTTTGGGACAGTTGGTGGCTGGAGTCGCTCATGAAATTAACAATGCTAATAATTTTGTTCATGCTAATTTATTTTACGTCCAAGAATATGTGGAAGCTTTGAAAAAAGCGGTTGATATTTACGAATCGGCGGCCTCAGAAATTCCTCCAGAAATCGAAGAGTTGAATGAAGAAGTCGATTTGGATTATATCCGGTCTGATTCCCCGAACCTGATTGGTTCCATGCAGCAAGGGAGCGATCGCATTCGCAAAATTGTCCAAAACTTGCGGAATTTTTCCCGTTTAGATGAAGCCGGGGCTAAACCCGTGAATCTCAGTGAAGGTCTGGAAAGCAGTTTATCGATGTTGCAACATCGATTTTCCCCGGCGTTAAAAATTCATAAACATTATCATGCTAAAGCCCGAGTTGAATGTCATCCGGCCCAGATTAATCAAGTGTTTTTTAACTTAATTGACAATGCTTTAGATGCGATCGCCGCCAATCCAGATACAGAGGGTGAACTGACCCTGGCGATTTGCGAACCCTATCCCAATTGGGTGAGCATTTCCATCAAAGATAATGGTCCGGGAATCTCTCCAGAGATTCAAGACCAAATTTTTAATCCGTTTTTTACCACAAAACCCGTGGGGAAAGGCACTGGGTTAGGTCTGTCCCTGTGTTATCAAATTATCGTCAAGGGTCATAACGGGAAGATTCGCTGCATCAGCGAAGGGGAAGGGACGGAGTTTATTGTAGAACTGCCCCTCAAAATGGGTGAGGAGACATAA